The Paraburkholderia acidisoli genome contains a region encoding:
- the hprK gene encoding HPr(Ser) kinase/phosphatase: MDTSSINAQSIFDDNATTLKLSWLTGHEGWERGFSTETVATATASADLVGHLNLIHPNRIQVLGDAEIHYYQRQTDEDRSRHMAELIALEPPFLVVADGMTAPPELVLRCTRSSTPLFTTPMSAATVIDSLRLYMSRILAPRATLHGVFLDILGMGVLLTGDSGLGKSELGLELISRGHGLVADDAVDFVRLGPDFVEGRCPPLLQNLLEVRGLGLLDIKTIFGETAVRRKMKLKLIVQLVRRPDGEFQRLPLESQTVDVLGLPISKVTIQVAAGRNLAVLVEAAVRNTILQLRGIDTLRDFMDRQRLAMQDPDSQFPGKLI, from the coding sequence ATGGACACTTCCAGCATCAACGCCCAAAGCATCTTCGACGACAACGCCACCACGCTCAAGCTGAGCTGGCTGACGGGGCACGAGGGCTGGGAGCGCGGTTTTTCGACGGAGACGGTGGCCACAGCCACGGCGAGCGCCGACCTCGTCGGCCACTTGAACCTGATCCACCCGAACCGCATCCAGGTGCTCGGCGACGCCGAAATCCATTACTACCAGCGCCAGACCGACGAAGACCGTTCGCGCCACATGGCCGAATTGATCGCGCTGGAACCGCCGTTCCTCGTGGTCGCCGACGGCATGACCGCGCCGCCCGAACTCGTGCTTCGCTGCACGCGCTCCTCCACGCCGCTCTTCACCACGCCCATGTCGGCGGCCACGGTCATCGACAGCCTGCGCCTCTACATGTCGCGCATCCTCGCGCCGCGCGCGACGCTGCACGGCGTGTTTCTCGACATTCTCGGCATGGGCGTGCTGCTCACGGGCGACTCGGGTCTCGGCAAGAGCGAACTCGGTCTCGAACTGATCAGCCGCGGCCACGGTCTCGTGGCCGACGACGCCGTGGACTTCGTGCGCCTCGGCCCCGATTTCGTGGAAGGCCGTTGCCCGCCGCTGCTGCAAAACCTGCTCGAAGTGCGCGGCCTGGGTTTGCTCGACATCAAGACGATCTTTGGTGAAACGGCCGTGCGTCGGAAGATGAAGCTCAAGCTTATCGTGCAACTGGTGCGCCGCCCCGACGGCGAGTTCCAGCGCCTGCCGCTCGAAAGCCAGACGGTGGACGTGCTCGGCCTGCCGATCAGCAAGGTGACGATCCAGGTGGCCGCGGGCCGCAACCTCGCCGTGCTGGTCGAAGCGGCCGTGCGCAACACGATCCTGCAACTGCGCGGCATCGACACGTTGCGCGACTTCATGGACCGCCAGCGCCTCGCCATGCAGGACCCCGACAGCCAGTTTCCCGGCAAGCTGATCTGA
- the ptsN gene encoding PTS IIA-like nitrogen regulatory protein PtsN produces MTARAAGAAYAAIVEVRSIQATFSPANMNRLAKILPIENVVVGLSVTSKKRVFEQAGLIFENQNGIARSTVTDNLFARERLGSTGLGEGVAIPHGRIKGLKQPLAAFVRLAEPIAFEAPDGQPVSLLIFLLVPEQATQQHLEILSEIAQLLSDRETRERLHTEEDRETLHRLLTQWQP; encoded by the coding sequence ATGACGGCCCGCGCAGCGGGCGCGGCATATGCAGCCATTGTCGAGGTGAGGAGCATTCAGGCCACGTTTTCGCCTGCCAACATGAATCGTTTAGCCAAAATACTTCCCATCGAGAACGTCGTCGTCGGCCTGTCCGTTACCAGCAAGAAACGCGTCTTCGAGCAGGCTGGCCTGATCTTCGAAAACCAGAACGGCATCGCTCGCAGCACCGTTACCGACAATCTTTTCGCGCGCGAGCGCCTCGGCTCCACGGGCCTCGGCGAAGGCGTCGCGATCCCGCACGGCCGCATCAAGGGCCTGAAGCAGCCGCTCGCCGCGTTCGTGCGTCTCGCCGAACCCATCGCGTTCGAGGCGCCCGACGGTCAGCCCGTCTCGCTGCTCATCTTCCTGCTCGTGCCCGAACAGGCCACGCAGCAGCATCTCGAAATTCTGTCCGAAATTGCCCAGTTGCTATCGGATCGCGAGACGCGTGAGCGCCTTCACACGGAAGAAGACCGCGAAACGTTGCATCGCCTGCTCACGCAATGGCAACCTTGA
- the hpf gene encoding ribosome hibernation-promoting factor, HPF/YfiA family, whose translation MNLKISGHHLEVTPALREYVITKLDRVLRHFDQVIDGNVVLSVDNIKEKDKRQKVEVNLHLKGKDIFVESCNGDMYAAIDLVVDKLDRQVVRHKDRLQGHAHEAIKHQPVPVPGIEIPPQ comes from the coding sequence ATGAATCTGAAGATCAGTGGACACCATCTCGAAGTAACGCCAGCGTTGCGAGAATATGTGATCACCAAACTGGACAGGGTGCTAAGGCATTTCGATCAGGTCATCGATGGCAATGTGGTCCTCTCGGTCGACAACATCAAGGAAAAGGACAAGAGACAGAAGGTGGAAGTGAACCTTCATCTGAAAGGCAAGGACATCTTCGTGGAAAGCTGCAATGGCGACATGTATGCCGCCATCGATCTCGTGGTCGACAAGCTCGATCGCCAGGTCGTGCGCCACAAGGATCGTCTGCAGGGTCATGCCCACGAGGCGATCAAGCACCAGCCCGTACCGGTGCCCGGCATCGAGATCCCGCCGCAGTAA
- a CDS encoding RNA polymerase factor sigma-54, producing the protein MKASLQLRLSQHLALTPQLQQSIRLLQLSTLELQQEVATAIAQNPLLENEDDWIASPLRVAADGSLIAQPPASSGAEPMQGASTSSASNGSDDSEREPRGVDEYDGMSGDTNGDSSQWNLDDYGRSGNASDDDDLPPLQIHESTTTLRDHLMAQLRETNASLRDRALITFLIESLDEDGYLSATCEEILADIPAELEVDGDELNAALALLHSFDPAGVGARSASECLKLQLLRMTSTATRTLALEIVANHLELLAARDFTRLRKQLKTGDDELRDAHMLIRSLEPFPGAAYGKAEADYVVPDIMVKKTGQNWHAELNPEVVPKLRINHLYANILRNNRGDPGSGSLRQQLQEARWLIKNIQQRFETILRVAQAIVERQKNFFVHGEIAMRPLVLREIADTLGLHESTVSRVTTGKYMLTPFGTLEFKYFFGSHVSTDTGGAASSTAIRALIKQLIGAENPKSPLSDSRIAELLAEQGFVVARRTVAKYREALKIPAVNLRKSL; encoded by the coding sequence ATGAAAGCCAGCCTCCAACTCCGCCTCTCGCAGCATCTTGCGCTGACTCCCCAACTGCAACAGTCCATCCGGCTGCTGCAGTTGTCGACGCTCGAACTGCAACAGGAGGTCGCCACGGCGATCGCGCAGAATCCCTTGCTCGAGAACGAAGACGACTGGATCGCCAGCCCCCTGCGCGTGGCCGCCGACGGCTCGCTCATCGCCCAGCCGCCCGCGTCTTCGGGCGCGGAGCCCATGCAAGGCGCGAGCACGTCGAGCGCCTCCAACGGCAGCGACGACAGCGAACGCGAGCCGCGCGGCGTCGACGAATACGACGGCATGTCGGGCGACACCAACGGCGATTCGAGCCAGTGGAACCTCGACGACTACGGCCGCTCCGGCAACGCCTCCGACGACGACGACCTGCCGCCGCTGCAGATCCACGAATCGACCACCACGCTGCGCGATCACCTGATGGCGCAGCTGCGCGAAACCAACGCGAGCCTGCGCGATCGCGCGCTCATCACCTTCCTCATCGAGTCGCTCGACGAAGACGGTTACCTGAGCGCCACGTGCGAGGAAATTCTTGCCGATATTCCCGCAGAGCTGGAAGTCGACGGCGACGAACTCAACGCGGCGCTCGCGCTGCTGCACAGCTTCGACCCGGCGGGCGTGGGCGCGCGCTCGGCGTCCGAATGCCTGAAGCTGCAATTGCTGCGCATGACGTCGACGGCTACGCGCACGCTCGCGCTGGAGATCGTCGCGAATCACCTCGAACTGCTGGCCGCGCGCGACTTCACGCGCCTGCGCAAGCAACTGAAGACCGGCGACGACGAACTCCGCGACGCGCACATGCTGATCCGCTCGCTCGAGCCCTTCCCCGGCGCGGCATACGGCAAGGCGGAAGCCGACTACGTGGTGCCCGACATCATGGTCAAAAAAACGGGGCAGAACTGGCACGCGGAGCTCAACCCCGAAGTGGTACCGAAGCTGCGCATCAACCATCTGTACGCGAACATCCTGCGCAACAACCGCGGCGATCCGGGCAGCGGCTCGCTGCGCCAGCAGTTGCAGGAAGCGCGCTGGCTGATCAAGAACATCCAGCAGCGCTTCGAGACGATCCTGCGGGTCGCGCAGGCTATCGTCGAGCGTCAGAAGAACTTTTTCGTGCACGGCGAAATCGCCATGCGCCCCTTGGTTTTGAGGGAGATTGCTGATACGCTGGGCCTACACGAATCAACTGTCTCGCGTGTGACAACGGGCAAATATATGCTCACGCCATTCGGGACGCTTGAGTTCAAATACTTCTTCGGTTCGCATGTGTCGACCGATACGGGAGGCGCGGCATCGTCCACCGCGATACGTGCGCTCATCAAGCAACTGATAGGAGCCGAAAACCCCAAATCTCCTCTTTCGGACAGCCGCATTGCTGAATTGCTGGCAGAACAGGGCTTCGTCGTGGCGCGACGTACCGTCGCCAAGTACCGTGAAGCGCTGAAGATTCCAGCCGTCAACTTGCGCAAGTCTCTTTAG
- the lptB gene encoding LPS export ABC transporter ATP-binding protein, translating to MQSQGRQLAGKTSSLVVRNLKKRYGSRTVVKDVSLDVKSGEVVGLLGPNGAGKTTSFYMIVGLVPLDAGEIDLDGQSISLLPIHKRAALGLSYLPQEASVFRKLTVEENIRAVLELQVDGNGKRLSKDVITQRAEALLEELQIAHLRDNPALSLSGGERRRVEIARALATDPSFILLDEPFAGVDPIAVLEIQKIVKFLKQRNIGVLITDHNVRETLGICDHAYIISDGTVLAAGAPGDIIENESVRRVYLGEHFRM from the coding sequence ATCCAAAGCCAGGGCCGCCAGCTTGCCGGCAAGACCAGCTCGCTCGTCGTGCGCAATCTGAAGAAGCGCTACGGCTCGCGCACGGTCGTCAAGGACGTCTCGCTCGACGTGAAGAGCGGCGAAGTCGTCGGCCTGCTCGGGCCGAACGGCGCGGGCAAGACCACCTCGTTCTACATGATCGTGGGCCTCGTGCCGCTCGACGCGGGCGAGATCGACCTCGACGGCCAGTCCATCAGCCTGTTGCCGATCCACAAGCGCGCCGCGCTGGGTCTGTCGTACCTGCCGCAGGAAGCTTCGGTGTTCCGCAAGCTCACCGTCGAGGAAAACATCCGCGCGGTGCTCGAACTCCAGGTGGACGGCAACGGCAAGCGGCTTTCGAAAGACGTCATCACGCAACGCGCCGAGGCGCTGCTCGAAGAGCTGCAGATCGCGCATCTGCGCGACAATCCGGCGCTCTCGCTCTCGGGCGGCGAACGCCGGCGCGTGGAAATCGCGCGCGCGCTCGCGACCGATCCGAGCTTCATCCTGCTGGACGAGCCGTTCGCGGGCGTGGACCCGATCGCCGTGCTCGAAATCCAGAAGATCGTGAAGTTCCTGAAGCAGCGCAACATCGGCGTGCTGATCACCGACCACAACGTGCGCGAGACGCTCGGCATCTGCGATCACGCGTACATCATCAGCGACGGCACCGTGCTCGCGGCCGGCGCGCCCGGCGACATCATCGAGAACGAAAGCGTGCGTCGCGTCTATCTCGGCGAGCATTTCCGCATGTAA
- the lptA gene encoding lipopolysaccharide transport periplasmic protein LptA: MNESLPRPESGSLRTAHAGRVSRSGGAVRAAFAALAAALSLGAFAPAAHAERADKDKPLNIEADNMTYDDLKQQTVFIGHVVATKGTILIKADRLVVTQDPQGYQYAVGTVPAGSTGDKLAYFRQKREGLNEYVDGTAERIDYDGKQDLTTLTTNATVRRLQGLSTLMDTVHGSVITYDGQNDFYTAKSGKDVAGPGNPGGRVRATLSPRNGGAQPLTGASAPLVPSNSLQGTPQQ, translated from the coding sequence ATGAACGAATCGCTTCCCCGTCCTGAGTCCGGCAGCCTGCGCACGGCGCACGCCGGACGCGTCAGCCGCTCCGGCGGCGCCGTGCGCGCGGCTTTCGCTGCGCTCGCCGCCGCGCTGTCGCTCGGCGCGTTCGCGCCCGCGGCGCACGCCGAACGCGCGGACAAGGACAAACCGCTCAATATCGAAGCGGACAATATGACGTACGACGATCTGAAGCAGCAGACCGTCTTTATCGGCCACGTGGTCGCGACGAAGGGCACGATCCTCATCAAGGCCGACCGCCTCGTCGTCACGCAAGATCCGCAGGGCTACCAGTACGCCGTGGGCACGGTGCCGGCGGGCAGCACCGGCGACAAGCTCGCCTATTTCCGCCAGAAACGCGAAGGCCTGAACGAATACGTCGACGGCACGGCGGAGCGCATCGACTACGACGGCAAGCAGGATCTCACCACGCTCACCACGAACGCGACGGTGCGCCGCCTGCAAGGCCTCTCGACGCTGATGGACACGGTCCACGGCAGCGTCATCACCTATGACGGGCAGAACGACTTCTACACCGCGAAGTCGGGCAAGGACGTCGCCGGTCCGGGCAACCCCGGCGGCCGGGTGCGCGCGACGCTGTCGCCGCGCAACGGCGGCGCGCAGCCGCTCACCGGCGCTTCGGCGCCGCTCGTTCCGTCGAACTCGCTGCAGGGAACGCCGCAACAGTGA
- the lptC gene encoding LPS export ABC transporter periplasmic protein LptC, producing MNPKFRLVSLVPLICVAALAGFTWWLLQAVQPREHEAAPRALTHTPDYFADNFSVSELDQSGATQYRLTASHMVHYEDDENSDLTNPAVRAFQPGKPIVTATGLRGTVNGDASIVNLYDNARILRAAGAGDPEMQADSEHFRVLVNDDVILTEKPVKLRRGLSVMTATNGMNYNNVTRVIQLYGNVRGAIAPADSGGSS from the coding sequence ATGAACCCGAAGTTCCGCCTCGTTTCGCTCGTCCCGCTGATCTGCGTGGCGGCGCTTGCCGGCTTCACGTGGTGGCTGCTGCAAGCGGTGCAGCCGCGCGAACACGAGGCGGCGCCGCGCGCGCTCACGCATACGCCCGATTATTTCGCCGATAATTTTTCGGTGTCCGAGCTCGACCAGTCGGGCGCGACGCAGTACCGGCTCACGGCCTCGCACATGGTGCATTACGAGGACGACGAAAACAGCGACCTCACGAATCCGGCCGTACGCGCTTTCCAGCCCGGCAAGCCGATCGTGACCGCCACGGGACTGCGCGGCACCGTCAACGGCGACGCCTCCATCGTCAATCTGTACGACAACGCCCGCATCCTGCGCGCGGCCGGCGCCGGCGACCCGGAAATGCAGGCCGATTCGGAGCATTTCCGGGTGCTCGTGAACGACGATGTGATCCTGACCGAAAAGCCGGTTAAACTTCGTCGCGGCCTGTCGGTCATGACGGCCACCAACGGCATGAACTACAACAACGTCACCCGGGTCATCCAGCTCTACGGCAACGTCCGTGGCGCGATCGCCCCGGCTGACTCCGGCGGCTCGTCCTGA
- a CDS encoding KdsC family phosphatase yields the protein MALPPDATARAARVRLMIFDVDGVLTDGGLLFTGQGDTMKGFNSLDGHGAKLLREAGIDTAIITGRKSEIVAVRAKELRITHLWQGVEDKRVAFAELLQQTGLAAGQCGYMGDDWPDLAVMLQCGFAAAPANAHPDVLSRAHWVSDKTGGHGAVREVTDLILRAQNQYDALLAAACSPQSPHEAHEAQAR from the coding sequence ATGGCTCTCCCACCCGACGCAACGGCGCGCGCGGCGCGCGTGCGACTGATGATCTTCGACGTCGACGGCGTACTCACCGACGGCGGTCTGCTCTTCACGGGTCAAGGCGACACCATGAAGGGCTTCAACTCGCTCGACGGCCACGGCGCGAAGCTCCTGCGCGAAGCCGGCATCGACACGGCCATCATCACGGGCCGCAAGTCCGAGATCGTCGCGGTGCGCGCGAAGGAACTGCGCATCACGCACTTGTGGCAAGGCGTGGAAGACAAGCGCGTGGCGTTCGCCGAACTGCTGCAACAGACCGGTCTCGCGGCCGGGCAATGCGGCTACATGGGCGACGACTGGCCCGACCTCGCGGTCATGCTCCAGTGCGGCTTCGCGGCCGCGCCGGCGAACGCGCACCCGGACGTGCTCTCGCGCGCCCATTGGGTATCGGACAAAACGGGCGGCCACGGCGCCGTGCGTGAAGTCACCGACCTGATCCTGCGCGCGCAGAACCAGTACGACGCGCTGCTCGCGGCCGCCTGTTCCCCGCAGTCGCCGCACGAGGCGCACGAGGCACAAGCGCGATGA
- the kdsD gene encoding arabinose 5-phosphate isomerase KdsD, with translation MIAKINGDRALKLARDVLDIEADAVRGLRDRLDDNFVGAVDLILGCRGRVVVSGIGKSGHIARKFAATLASTGTPAFFVHPAEASHGDLGMVTEDDIFIGLSNSGESEELVAILPLVKRIGAKLIGITGNRPHSTLGKLSDFHLDAGVEKEACPLNLAPTASTTAALALSDALAVAVLDARGFGADDFARSHPGGALGRRLLTYVRDVMRTGDEVPKVTSDVTVRDALFQLTAKRMGMTAVVGEAGRVEGIFTDGDLRRVLERVGDFRELPLSQVMTKNPRTIGPDQLAVEAVELMERHRINQMLVVDTEGTLIGALNMHDLFSKKVI, from the coding sequence ATGATAGCGAAAATCAATGGCGACCGGGCGCTGAAGCTCGCTCGCGACGTGCTCGACATCGAAGCCGACGCCGTGCGCGGTCTTCGCGACCGGCTCGACGACAACTTCGTCGGCGCGGTCGACCTCATCCTGGGTTGTCGCGGGCGCGTGGTGGTTTCCGGCATCGGCAAATCGGGTCACATTGCCCGCAAATTCGCCGCCACGCTGGCTTCCACGGGTACGCCCGCATTCTTCGTGCATCCCGCCGAAGCAAGCCACGGCGACCTCGGCATGGTCACCGAAGACGACATCTTCATCGGCCTGTCGAATTCCGGCGAATCGGAAGAACTCGTCGCGATCCTGCCGCTCGTCAAGCGCATCGGCGCGAAACTCATCGGCATCACGGGCAACCGCCCGCACTCCACGCTCGGCAAGCTCTCGGACTTCCATCTGGACGCCGGCGTCGAAAAAGAAGCCTGCCCGCTCAATCTCGCGCCCACCGCCAGCACCACGGCGGCGCTCGCGCTCTCCGACGCGCTCGCGGTCGCGGTGCTCGACGCGCGCGGCTTCGGCGCCGACGACTTCGCCCGCTCGCATCCGGGCGGCGCGCTCGGCCGGCGCCTGCTCACCTACGTGCGCGACGTCATGCGCACCGGCGACGAAGTGCCGAAGGTCACGAGCGACGTGACGGTGCGCGACGCGCTGTTCCAACTCACGGCCAAGCGCATGGGCATGACGGCCGTGGTGGGCGAGGCGGGGCGTGTGGAAGGCATCTTCACCGACGGCGACCTGCGCCGCGTGCTCGAACGCGTGGGCGACTTCCGCGAACTGCCGCTCTCGCAGGTCATGACGAAAAACCCGCGCACGATCGGTCCGGACCAGCTCGCGGTGGAAGCCGTGGAACTGATGGAGCGTCACCGCATCAATCAAATGCTGGTCGTCGATACCGAAGGCACGCTGATCGGCGCACTCAACATGCACGACCTCTTTTCGAAGAAGGTGATCTGA
- a CDS encoding cation:proton antiporter domain-containing protein: protein MISPLEMTLFLLLASVVGVVLFRYLNLPPMLGYLSVGILVGPRAFGIVPNTDGAQNLAEFGVVFLMFSIGLEFSLSKLRSMRRAVFGLGLSQVLGTILVALALGLALAPWVHITWQACVALGGALAMSSTAIVSKMLSERLEIESEHGRNILGVLLFQDLAVVPLLIVIAAFGGSSKSLFESLGMAAIKIVLALGILLFVGQKFMTRWFNVVARRRSQELFVLNVLLVTLGAAFITDKFGLSLALGAFIAGMLIAETPYKHQVEEDIKPFRDVLLGLFFITTGMLLNPLVIWQHPFMVAAFFLGPVVLKAVLITALTRLFGASPGVAMRTGLGLAQAGEFGFVLLNLILDKHLVDPTLLQAILAAMLLSMLAAPFLIQNADRIVLRLSSTEWMQQSLMMTRIATQSLKQSGHVIVCGYGRAGQNLARMLENEGLSYVALDLDPDRVAAAAAAGESVVFGDAARRESLVAAGIHRAAAVAITYANTQSAFRVLHHIHELEPTLPTIVRTVDDADLERLLAAGATEVIPEIVEGSLMLASHMLVLMGVPMRRVVRRVEELRDERYSLLRGYFHGTDDAGEDGHEQVRLQSVPVDSRADAVGRTLAELGLYELGVEVTAIRRHGIRGVEPDPSTKLREADIVVIRGLPEQLAQAEERLSRHRRQGAGAAAA from the coding sequence ATGATTTCTCCGCTGGAAATGACGCTGTTCCTGTTGCTCGCCTCGGTGGTCGGCGTCGTGCTGTTCCGTTATCTGAACCTGCCGCCCATGCTCGGCTATCTCTCGGTCGGCATTCTGGTCGGGCCGCGGGCGTTCGGCATCGTGCCGAACACGGACGGCGCGCAGAATCTCGCCGAGTTCGGCGTCGTGTTCCTGATGTTCTCGATCGGCCTGGAGTTTTCGCTCTCCAAGCTGCGCAGCATGCGGCGCGCGGTGTTCGGGCTCGGGCTCTCGCAGGTGCTCGGCACCATTCTGGTCGCGCTCGCGCTCGGTCTCGCGCTGGCGCCGTGGGTGCACATCACGTGGCAGGCCTGCGTGGCGCTCGGCGGCGCGCTCGCGATGTCGTCCACGGCCATCGTCAGCAAGATGCTTTCCGAGCGGCTCGAGATCGAGTCGGAGCACGGCCGCAACATTCTGGGCGTGCTGCTGTTCCAGGATCTGGCCGTGGTGCCGCTGCTCATCGTGATCGCGGCGTTCGGCGGTTCGTCGAAGTCGCTGTTCGAATCGCTCGGCATGGCGGCGATCAAGATCGTGCTCGCGCTCGGCATTCTGCTGTTCGTCGGCCAGAAGTTCATGACGCGCTGGTTCAACGTGGTCGCGCGGCGCCGCTCGCAGGAGCTGTTCGTGCTGAACGTGCTGCTCGTCACGCTGGGCGCGGCGTTCATCACCGATAAATTCGGCCTTTCGCTCGCGCTGGGCGCGTTCATCGCGGGCATGTTGATCGCCGAAACACCGTACAAGCACCAGGTGGAAGAGGACATCAAGCCGTTTCGCGACGTGCTGCTCGGCCTGTTCTTCATCACCACGGGCATGCTGCTCAATCCGCTCGTGATCTGGCAGCACCCGTTCATGGTGGCGGCGTTCTTCCTCGGGCCGGTCGTGCTCAAGGCCGTACTGATCACGGCGCTCACGCGGCTCTTCGGCGCCTCGCCGGGCGTGGCGATGCGCACGGGCCTCGGTCTCGCGCAGGCGGGCGAATTCGGCTTCGTGCTGCTGAACCTCATTCTCGACAAGCATCTCGTCGATCCCACGCTGCTCCAGGCCATTCTGGCGGCGATGCTGCTCTCCATGCTGGCCGCGCCGTTCCTCATCCAGAACGCCGATCGCATCGTGCTGCGGCTGTCGTCGACGGAATGGATGCAACAGTCGCTGATGATGACGCGCATCGCCACGCAGAGCCTCAAGCAGAGCGGCCACGTGATCGTCTGCGGCTATGGCCGCGCGGGGCAGAATCTGGCGCGCATGCTGGAAAACGAAGGCCTCTCGTACGTCGCGCTCGACCTCGACCCGGACCGCGTGGCGGCGGCCGCGGCGGCCGGCGAATCGGTGGTGTTCGGCGACGCGGCGCGGCGCGAGTCGCTGGTCGCGGCGGGCATTCACCGCGCGGCCGCGGTGGCGATCACCTATGCGAACACGCAGTCGGCGTTTCGCGTGCTGCATCACATCCACGAACTCGAGCCCACGCTGCCGACGATCGTGCGCACGGTGGACGACGCCGATCTCGAGCGCCTGCTGGCGGCGGGCGCGACCGAGGTGATCCCGGAGATCGTCGAGGGCAGCCTGATGCTGGCGTCGCACATGCTCGTGCTGATGGGCGTGCCGATGCGGCGCGTGGTGCGCCGCGTGGAAGAGCTGCGCGACGAGCGTTACAGCCTGCTGCGCGGCTACTTCCACGGCACCGACGATGCCGGCGAGGACGGTCACGAGCAGGTGCGGCTACAATCCGTACCGGTCGACTCCCGCGCCGACGCGGTGGGCCGCACGCTCGCGGAACTCGGTCTGTACGAGCTGGGCGTGGAAGTCACGGCGATCCGCCGGCACGGCATTCGCGGCGTGGAGCCCGACCCGTCGACCAAGCTGCGCGAAGCCGACATCGTCGTGATTCGCGGTCTGCCCGAGCAATTGGCGCAGGCCGAGGAGCGGCTGTCGCGGCATCGCCGCCAGGGCGCGGGCGCCGCGGCGGCCTGA
- a CDS encoding adenine phosphoribosyltransferase, with product MSHAPANPSADPAQFVHSLIRTVPDWPQPGVQFRDITPLIGHPKGLRVLIDLFVERYVDARLDYVAGLDARGFIIGPIVAYELNVGFIPIRKIGKLPYKTVAETYKLEYGESTVEIHEDACGKGDRVVIVDDLIATGGTMMAGKLLLERLGATVVEGAAIIDLPDLGGSKMLDEAGLPLFTVTTFGGH from the coding sequence ATGTCCCACGCACCCGCGAACCCGAGCGCCGATCCCGCGCAGTTCGTGCACAGCCTCATTCGCACGGTGCCCGACTGGCCGCAGCCGGGCGTGCAGTTTCGCGACATCACGCCGCTCATCGGTCATCCGAAGGGTTTGCGCGTGCTGATCGACCTGTTCGTGGAGCGTTATGTCGATGCCAGGCTCGACTACGTCGCGGGCCTCGACGCGCGCGGTTTCATCATCGGGCCGATCGTGGCCTACGAACTGAACGTGGGCTTCATCCCGATCCGCAAGATCGGCAAGCTGCCGTACAAGACGGTCGCGGAGACCTACAAGCTCGAATACGGCGAATCGACCGTGGAGATTCACGAGGACGCGTGCGGCAAGGGCGACCGCGTGGTGATCGTCGACGACCTGATCGCCACGGGCGGCACGATGATGGCGGGCAAGTTGCTGCTCGAACGCCTCGGCGCGACGGTGGTGGAAGGCGCGGCGATCATCGACCTGCCCGACCTGGGCGGCTCGAAGATGCTCGACGAAGCGGGTCTCCCGCTCTTCACCGTGACCACGTTCGGCGGCCATTGA